The following DNA comes from Papaver somniferum cultivar HN1 chromosome 4, ASM357369v1, whole genome shotgun sequence.
AGGCCCTCTCTAGTCTCTACCATACTTGACTGACACTCTCTCACTCTTGGTGctctgctgagctgcttctcTTCACCTTCCTCTTCCTTTTCTGCCTTCTGTAAGTATCTCTCCTTCTCTAACTCTCTATGTtcagtttttctttttatgatttgAAAGGGTTTTAGAGTTTATACCTTTTGTGGCCATAGAGACTAATGAAACCTTAAGGAGTTGATTTGAAAGGATTTGAGAAATCTGTTTTCTGAAAGTGATATTTGTGTGTAAATCTTTACTCACAGTGTTTGTGAACTAAACTAGGGTACTCTAGTGTTCTCTTCTATGAAAACCATTAATGGGTtccatgttgttgtttttttatcaGAGGGTTCCATGTTGTAACAGACCCATTTCGTTGTTTTGACTCATTTCTGGAAAGACCCTTTTTCATAATAAGGTTTCATTTGTGTGGTGTTTGCAGATACCCATATTATACACACAATGGATTTAGTTGTTAAGTATTATGAGTCTGAGATAAGAAAGAAATCTGAAGAAATTGATCATTGGAAGATGAAATCCTTTGTGTTACAAAGTCAATGTGGAATTCAGGAAGAAGAATTGGATGCTTATAAAGCTAAGTTTGATGCATTACGCAGCGAACTTCAGGAGAAGAAATTGGATTACTACCTTGTTGAGAGTAGGTTGAAGGACTTAACAAGTGGAATGTCTACAACTCAGGATGATGAGCTCAAGTACAAGACCATGTGTGACAAATTGAACCAACAGATTGAAGAGTTGAAGAGAATATGTAAGGAATCGGTGTCTGAAGCAGAATTGAAGCTGAAATGTGAAGTTGATTTGGAGAGACGATTAAAAGATTGTAAAGCTCAGTATAGTGAGATGTACGAGGAGTTAAAGAGGTACAAGGTGACGTGCAACCAATTGAATGAACAGAATGAGGAGTTCAAGAGAAGGTATAAGGAGTTGGTAACACAAGCAGAATCGAGGCTGGAGAAACAAGTTGATCTGGAAAAACAATTGAATGAACAGAAGGAGGAGTTTGAGAGAAGAAGTAAGGAGTTGGTAACACAAGCAGAATTGAGGCTGGAGCAACAAGTTGGTCTGGAGAAACAGTTGAATGAACAGAAGGAGGAGTTCGAGAGGAGGAGTAAGGAGCTGGCAGCACAAGCAGAATCAAGTTTGGAGAAACAAGTTGATTTGGAGAAGCAGTTGAATGATAATAAAGCTAAGTATTGTGAGATGTATGTAAGGTTTAAGGAGGGGAAAGAAAGAGTGGTTGCTCTTGAAAACGACCTCAAGGAGTATATGAGAATATGTGGTGAGCTGAATGAACGGGTTGAGAGCTCAGAAGATAAAGTAAGAGCTACAAGTAGTGAGGCGGGAAAATGTATTGATAAACTCACTAAGGAGATTGTGAATTTGGGGGATGAAAAAAGAAAGGTGGAGGATGAAAGTGAAGTTTTAAAGACCAAGTTTAGGGAATTGGAGATTAAAACAGCCTTATATATGAAAGAATTAGACGATTATAAAGTTAAGTGTCATGGTTTGTCGGTGGAGCTGAAGGATAAGGAATTGGAGTTTGTTGAGTATCAAAGGAAATTGAAAAACTTAGCATTGACTTCAAATGCTTTTGTGGATGAACTTGAAGGCTACAAAATGGCAATGAATGGGCTGAAAGAGCAAATTATGGGTCTAGCTGAAGATCGAAAAGTTTTCTCCGAAAGAGAAAAGGAAGCAGAAGAAAGAATTTCTTCCTTGCAAGAAATAATTAAGAGTTTGGTAGAAGAGAAATGTAATCAGCTAAGTAAGGAGGCCAAATCATATTCCTCTCCTCAAATAGACAGAGATAAGCATGTCTCAGGTATGAATGTTATACCTCTCTCTTGATATACAAATATTTCACCTTTTGTCCCTAGTTATTCTTTGTGCTCATGTGAACCTTAGGTGGACAACTAACGTTCTCTTATGAGTCATTCATTTCATATAGTCTTCTCTATCACTGCCGGTTAATCCATACTCTGTTTATGGAATATGCTATGGGATTCATGCCGTTGTCTGTTAATCACAATAGTTCAAGTGAATGCAAACACCAAGTTACTTTCAGTTTTGTGTGTCTAAACTTGTATGTAAATGGATAATGGCTCGTTATATATAACAATCTCAAACCATAATGACTTGTATGACAATGTAGATGCTCTGTGTCTATGGGTCTATATTTTTTCATAGGTGATACATTCTAGTTGGTCAACGTCTGTCTGTCCCACGTCTAATATACTGACATCGCGGAATATCCCTAGCTTCAACATCGAAGAACAGTTGCTCTCCTATATTGAGGACTAACTTTTTTTCTTGACACTTGGGTTACTGGTGTTTCATTCTGTATGTCAAGTCTAGTTATGCTTGCCGTTGCTTGCAATAGGCCAGATACTAATCTGTTTATGATTCTATCAACTTCCATTTATTTGGGGCCTTGCAACCTCATACCTTGTATGTCTCTGACGCTTCTTTTACTGGCCTACAGGCCGAAGTTTAGTTCTAGGGTTACTCTTTGGTTGCGGGAAATTGTAATCTGCAATATTAGTTGGGTTGACGGTTTTCTGCTATGTTATGCTTTGCTGTAGTCACTGTATGTGTTTTTATCTGTCTAAATCAATTATACTTGTACCAATATAACACAACATGTACAGTACCTTACCACGTTACTCCTCCGCAAACTTGTAATCTTGTATCACCGGTGAACCTGTAGTATCTTGCAAGAGCCATACGTCTATGGTAAAAATCCGTTTCGCTAAAAATGGATCCAATCCCTTGTATGCCATAGATCTTACTAACATGTTTTTTTGTTAATATGAAACCAGCAGGTATTGTTCAGATATGTAGCAGTGAGAATGACAAGGAAATTAAGCCAAAGCTGAATGTTTCAACTTCCAAAAGACCATTTCTCGATCAGAAAGGCGAGGAATATGGCATCAATTTCCAAGCAGTTGATATCCCGTTATCTTCAGCACCAAAAAGAGAGAGGCTTCCGGAAACTGTAACTATTGATAGCGATGAACGTAAGATGAAGAAACTTAAAGAAGGTAGAATAAGTCTTACACCCAATATCACTCCCATGAATATAAGTGCAGGAGATATTGCTCTCTCTTCCAAGTGTCAAAATGCTGAAGAATACGTAGCCAAGTTACAGCGAAAACTGGCTTCACAAAAAATGTGTGCAGAAAAGAAAAGCCAGGCAGATGGAACATCAAAAGTAGAAAATACATTACCAGATTGTTTGGAAATAGATGGTAGTAGGTCATCACAAGTTAAGGTAGGCAGCTTAACTACCGAGGACCATGGTGACAAAGTGACAGAAGAAGCTAAGTCTGATAGCGGCGGAGATAGTAATACTGAAGATGCAGCGGATGTTCACTACAAAAGCTTTATATGTGAGAAAACGCAGTAGATTTCTAATAGAAAAATGTAAATGCTAACCGGAAAAAACGAACAGATTAGTATACCTAAAGTTACTACTGCTAAGAGGCTTAGCAGGTTTCTAAAAGAACTTAAATGTGTACTCTGAAACTTAATGTGGATCTTTTGTGAACCCTGAATGAATTCATATCTGATTCTAGTGGTTTTTCTTTTCATTGCTCATACATTAATTTTGGCAGCAGCACTATTGTAATGTAACATATAAGGAATTCTGGTCCAGGGTCAGTTCGGACAATCATATACTCAAGGTCAATATGGTCATTTCAGATTTTATTGCAGCACCTATGAAAATGCCCCACACTGCTGATATCTCTGTTGTCTCAAGATTTTTTTTAGCGGGGCATCACCATCTTCAAACTCGCGTCGCAACCACAAACCACCATTAGGTACTCGGGGACTTGAGTGTTTCATTGATCGTTAAAAATTCCTGTCTAAATTTTCGGGCATGAATTTTTTGATTGTTGGTCATCATAATTTCCATCCATTATACTGATGGTGTTTGTTAGGTCTGGATTTTATGGATAGTTAGTGATGCAAATTGTTTGAATGGTTCTGATTTTGGGTTTTTAAGAATTTATTTTCGAATAAAGAATTTTAAAAACATTTATGGGTAGTTAAAAAAATCTTAATAATTCTATTTATAATTACATTACCTTTTTCATCCTTATTAATAATAGGGATACTTAATAAAGTGCCCATGTAGGGAAATGCACTAAGAAAATGACCACGTTTttttcataattaatttaatGCCCATGAATTGACCTTCTCCGGCCATTAGTGCACATGTGGCGGTTTTTCTTCCACATAAAATGACATTTAAGCCCTCATATCTTCTGACTAGGACCGAGTTAAACAGTGCTAAAAAGCCGACTCACTACCTAACTAAATCATAAACTGGTGTCACTAAACATTAATCAAACCATCAAATTTGATGTCAGATTCAACTACAATCGGTAGAAATCAATTAGTTAGATTCAAAGAGCCGTATACATACACAATTATCAAATCCTAAACACCCAGTTTTATGTCAATTTAAATTGCTTACCCCTGTTTATGTTCATTACCTTCTACATCATCTAGCTAACGTACAGGATTCAATTAACATATTAATATACTCAAGCACACAACCGAATCTTGTTAATACACTAGAGCATACAGTGAATTGAACGTGTTTATTGAGTGTGAGAAATCctacagacaaaaaaaaaccaTAATAGCATAGCCGGGTTCTCCTTCCTTCACTGAAATTCTTCCACCATATTCACGTACAAATTCCATTCAAAAAGCCATTGATCTAGCTAAGAAGACAGCAAAATTAGATCAGGAGAAAGAAAAATAGATAACCCTAAAAAAGTCTAATTAAatcaattgaaattgaaaaatcatCAGTAAAGTTACAACTACCCATTGATGCATGATAAAAAAAACCCCAAAttcttcatctttttttcttccaacaatggatttttagggttttaatgaGGTTCCAATTCAAACCATAGTTAAAACAGTGAAAAACCATCATGAATCTCTAATTGAAATCATCTCCAAACCCACTTCAATCACCGAGCTGCTGATCTTAATGGTGATAGCATGCGTTGTTTTTGATTAGAAAGAATTTAGACGAGAAAGAGAGTTGAAGAACCGGAGCCGCTGTTTTCTTAGAAGTATGGTAATAATAAGGAGAGAAACGTGATAAAGAGGAAGGTAGGGGTTTTCggaaatccaacggtcgcttcttcatcatattcatcttgaACCGTTCATCAGGTATGGGCAGATTTATAATTGCGCCCACATTCTTCTCATCTCATTTGATGAGAAATTGACTAAGTAAACGAGTTTTTACTAAAATGGTGGGTCCGGATGGAATTCCTAACGGCGTGGGCATTAAATTATTTATAAGAAAAACGTGGATATTTTCTTAAATGCATTTCCACACACGGACACTTTATTAAAAATCCCTTAATAATAGTATCTAAATTAAAATTTATGATCAAATATTTCTTTACAATATTTCCTAAAACAATAATACTATCAAAAGTAAATTttttaacactaataattttaattTTGGTAATACCGTAATATTAACTACCTAAAGAGAGTGAGGAATGGAGTAGCTCCCCCGGTAATTCGAGAAGTTGCAAGAGAAAGAGAGTGAGTGGATATTGACTACCTAAAGCTGTATACGTGAGAAGACGTAGTAGATTTCTAATAGAATATTGTAAATTCTAACCGAAAAACGAACAGATTAGTACCTAAAGTTACTATTGCACAGGTTTCTGGAAGAACTTAATGTGTTTTCTAAAACTTAATGTGGATCTTTTGTGAACCCTCAAATCTTAACTAATTGTAGTGGTTTTCCTTTTCATTGCTCTTAGAGCTTCCCCAATCGAATGTATGTGAGGAAAAAAGTCTTAATCTACATAGGATACACAACcatatttcaaaaaaaatcatcttcaacTCATTGATGTGGGATGAGGTGGCAAAGAAAAAGTTATACATCCTCTCgatgaacctctagttttagacattcacttagaggatgtcttcccatcctagtcacattTTTACTAATAAAATCAATGAGAACAAtaactgaatttttttttaaccaattatatacctacaaataagtaaagaaaGATGAAACAATCTAATGGGTTGGAGATCAAATTTattttttcctaatatttaggattttatacctagagggtgtcttaaaagtgatgccacatatgaaaCACCCACactcaccattggagaagctcttaagaAAGTTGGGAAATACTGGTAATTTAGTTTCTCCCTGTGGTCCATCAACTTGTTATAGTGTTTTAATCTCTCCATGATTTACTTGCAAGGCCCGAGCATTTGGCAATGCCCACCCACACTTTGTTAAGGGACCTTGAGAGCTGGATTCATAGTCAGGGACCGACTTCTCAGCTATGACTGCGGCAATCGTGTTTAAAAGAAGTAGAAAAGCTCTACCGCTAATACTTAACTTAGTTAAGGGGTGCTCATGACCTTCGATATAACCCCGTAGGTCAAATCCCCACCAAAATTTCCCGGAGAACAAAAATATGGTCAATTTTTTGTCCGTAGATTTAGTAGTATCACTGTACCCTAAAAAAGAGACAGTTAAAGGGTATGTCATGACCTCTTGATATCAAAGTTGATATAACCCTGAGTTACAATAGCCGTTTATTGTCTACTAGGAACAGATAGCATGCACACAAACTTTGGGATCCTAACAAGGAGTCATGATTTTGGGACTGCCTAATAAGATGCACAAGGAAGGAACTACACCGACTCATTTTACTAAAAGCTTCGAAAACACAATTTGCTGAacttttttatttcaaaaaacCACAAGGATTAAACAATGTACAGAGACACAGCAAGCCTGCCTTGGTAACAAGATTTACATTTCAATCCATTGTCCGAGGTGCTTACCCATACCCAATGTAGGAGGAAACCAAACGACGAGCAAGGGAAGGGAATTGGGCCTAATATGTATCCCTGTATAGCCCTCGCAGAGGTGCCTCCCTAGTTCGACCGATTTTCTGCATTCATCCAGGTGCATCCTTCTTATCACGCCACCTTCTCTGACTTGTTCTTACTCATAAGTGTAGGAGTGATAGAGACAACCCCAATGAGGAATAAGGTAGCTATCGACTGGAAATCGTAGAGGTCACCTAGAGATCTCAACTCTCCAAGAGCTATCCCAGCCTGCACAGGAACAAGAGTTGTTTATACATTTCAGATACTACTATACCTATTCAAGTTTAACGATATGAATAACTCAAGAAACTATCCAAACGAAAGCGTACCCTGACTGTCACATAAGCAGCAGGAATTAGCCCGATGAAAGTTGCGGTGAAGAAAATATAGAAAGGTACATCCACTATTGGTGAAGCTACATTGATGAAGGTATTCGGTAAGGTAGGAGTGACTCTTAGAAAAAGCATGTAGTTGAGCAGTCCTCCTCTTCTTTGAGCCACCTGGTAGTGAAAAACAAGATATAAGCAACTTCAAGCAAAGAGAACCGATGCATATTGCATAGCCAATAATAAGTCTACTTACCTGATTTTGGAAGAAGGTCAATTTGTCTGGCCACAAACAAACTGCAAGAGGCTTTCCTATGAGTTTCGATAGAAAGAAGCAAGATGAAGCACCAGCAGTGGCAGCAAAAACAACGAGAGCAACGCCTTTGACTACTCCAAAAAGTGCTCCCGCAAGTAATGACATAAAAACTGTTCCTGGAATCATGAAAGTCTGCATAAAGATGTAGACAACAAGATACCCCACAAGAACTTGTACTGTGTAGTCACTCGTGTAATCTTCAAGGTGATCCCTGCAAAAGAATAGAAGGTTAAACTCGATGATTTATCATCACAGAGGTATGTATGGCTCAGTGAGCAAATGTGGTGCGTTTGTAGCACAAGGACACACAAACTATTACACTATATCTTGGAGATTTGGATCGAAGTGGACTTTTATTTATCCAATAAGCATACAAAGTTGTTTCTATAATCTCACTTGTGATTCTCTCCACAGTCTACTACTACCTAGCATCAAAATTAAATTCAACAGGGTAGTcttgcatcgtttttggtggggGGATTAGTTTCGATAACAGTACTGGCTTATGTTATTGAAGAACAGATTACAAGATAAATTGAATAAAAATGTTTCCATAGTTATTCAATTCTTAGATTTCTTCTTGGATTTTTATTGACTATCCATACTAATGACATGgacataaaaagagaaaaaaggaatCAAATTCCTAGAACGAATAATGACCGAAATTAATGGGGAAAAGTAAGTAATTATACCTGAGAAGCTGAAGATCTTCAAGACTCCGAGGAAGCTTAAGGAAACTATAATCCGAAGCTGGTAACGTCAAATAGACACCAAGAAGCCCTAAAATAAAACTAGAAACAACAGACAAAGCAATTGTAACCTCCCAAAATGTCAATGGAAACTTAGATCCATTACTACTACTAGTCTTTATCTGATTCTGGGCAATACCAatgtcttcttctctcttctccaTTGGTTTGGTTTCGATCTGAAGAAGAAATTATCTATTGTGGTTTAGTATTTTATAAACGAGacagagagagagaaaagataaaaaaattcagAAGCCTAATTTGAAAATTAGGTTTCGCTTCCTTCTTATCCTTCCCCTTCTACAAGTGCAGACGTTATCgctttgcttcttcttctttgtctattCAATGGCTCATCAGCTAGCTGGATTCTGAGACGCTCAGGAATATTCCCTGGGGTGATAGGTAAGGGATTTCGAATTCCAATCTCAACTCCTTTCTTCCCCTTCTTTACATGGAGGGAAGGGATTTGGATTGGTTTCgaagtttggttttgtttttgtttctaaaTAAAAAACTGAAAACCGAAACTCATTAATACGATGTGTTTGGTAGTTTTAGTCTGACACGTCATCCACGTTTCTCATGTGAAACTATTTGAGAAGAACTTTTTACTTTTTTAACAAGCAAAGTCATTTTTGATCGAACGAATCATTCAATAAAATATAAGCAAaatttaatcaatttaattagtttGAAAAAGtttctaagagcaactgcagtggtgcgatcaaaaccaaagatcaaagatcaaaaaaaagaccaaattttgggtttagtccgtgttgtgacgcaacggtacatgattaaaatttcgtcaggcggactttaaaagtccgccccattttttttttcatcaggcggaccttaaaagtccgccccatttttttttttcatcaggcggactttaaaagtccgcccgttTTTTGCaaaattccatcaggcggactttaaaagtccgcccattttttgtaaaatcccatcgggcgtaatttaaaagtccgttcattctttttcttttttatttaatttcaattttcatcgggcgtaatttaaatctccgcccgttaacaagcgtactttaaatttacgcccagcatcaaacgtactttaaatttacgcccgactatattagaatttgggatttggtcgcgaccatatttggtctggaatttgatctttggtccaaatttgatctttaatccgtcccactgtgttaggatctcatcccataaatttggttatactcgcccactgtggatgctctaatgaCACAGATGGTGTAGCGAAGGAAAACTTGGACTCTAGTGCAGGTTAAGACTAATgttgcacacggtacggttcggtgTGGTTATGTGTAAAACCGTCCAACTACCGTTGCTACTGCGGTTTTCATTTTTGAAATTATCATCGAAGTGTGTTTCCATCGGTTCGGTTAAGAAACCAATCCGTCTCAGATCGTTTGAAACGGTTTTTCAATCGGTTTTAACCGATCGCAAGAAATCAATTTTACCTTTTCTTTGTAAGGGAAAATTTCTAAGAAAAACATAATTGTATAAAAAATTTGTTTAACATACACATGGTATTCAGATCTAATTGAACATATATTTAGAAATAATCAAATTATGTATCATTATCGATGATATAATCAAATTCAACATCCAGATCCAAATCCAATATGTTATTTTCTTCCTCGGTCTCTTTGATCAACAGAAACATCAAGTTCAACATTTAGATCAAAACTCAAACATATTACTCATATACTCTTCTTGATTACTTCAAtaataggaaaaaaaaacacCATTATCCAAGACTAATACATGCATCCAGACATAAAACTAGGATTTTtctatcaaaataaattaaaaaaaaatcagaagtaattctctaattttattcTTCCCGTTGTTTGAGGGTGGGGACTCCATTAACTCAAACTCCATTGACGAGAGATGCTTACAAGTTTATTTATCactttgttttcttctctaatcTTATTATTCCCCTTGTTTTCTTCTCTAATCTTCTTGAAGTTGTGAAGAAAGGAAACTAGATTTAGGGTTATGAGATAAGTAGTATATATATTATCTGTTGACGGTTACGATCTACCacacatataagatatatggctTATATTAATCGGTTTTTATGGTCGGTTCGGTTCAGTTTTGACCTCAAATTGTTGACCTGACCGAGGATCCTACGATTATGGAATCTCAAACCGTGGCCGATCGTTGGATTATCGTTTCGGTGCGGTTACGGTTTGGTTTATGCGATTACGGTTCAGTTCTGTGCAGGCCTAGTTAAGACAACATGTTACTCATGCAGTCGCTCATGTGTACTGTACGTGTACTTTCCTTATTAGGGTTTAGTTTCCTGTCTCTCTTTAAATACTTCATTCAATACTTCCCTCAAGTTAATGCGAGTTCCGTAATGAAACCTATCTTCTCTGTAATAAATTAAACCTCAATTTCTCAATGATTGATGCAATACCATCATGGTATCAGACAGGGGAGGTTAGGATTTCTTCCTttcctctaattttttttttcgatcATGTTCTTTGCTTCTCTTTACTGCTAATGTTTTCATTACTGCCGCCTTTATCAAATATGCATCTGCAATTGTGTCAATCAATCTGTTTCAGAGAAGAACTCTTAACCCTTTATCTTTCTTGAGATTCATCATCTTCCTTTATTATTTCTCTAAGATTTCTCTATTTACATAACAACAATGGAAAACCCAACCTCAAATTCGTTTTCCAATATCCCTTTAAATCAGTTAACAAATTTTGTTCATCTCGAACTCACTGAAGATAACTTTATCACATGGAAAAACCTCCTCAAACCTGTAATTCAAAAATACAAGCTTATGAAATATCTAGATGGTTCAAATCAATGCCCTCCACAATACACAAATCAACGAAATCAGTTGAATGGAATTGAAAATCCTCTGTATACTGATTGGATGGATGAAGATTCAACAATTATTATCTGGCTCAATTCGACAATTTCAGACTCTGGTACTGCATACTTTTCCAGATCTGAAACCTCTCACCAGCTATGTACCAGTATAGAGTAACGCTTTGGACGAGCATCTTCAACTCATACTCTTCAACTTCGCACAAAACTGCTTTCCATTACACAGGAAGACAAATCTATACTAGCACTCATAAGTGAAATCAAACTTCTCTCTGACCAACTAGCTGCAGCACGTGAGTTTATCTCTAACAAAGAACTGGTGGTTATCACTCCCAAAGCCCTAAATTTAGATTACATACCATTTGCTACATCCATGAGGAATAGATACCCACCAGTCACCTGTATTGAACTGCACAATAATCTACTCAGTGAGGCAATTGTCATTAATGAAAGACTCAAGACTGCTAAGGATCAAGCAGACATATATGCTAGAGCATTCATGGCTAATAGGGGTTCTTACTACAATCACATAGGGGGTTACAACACCAACACCAGAGGCTCGTTCAGAGGCAGAGGCTATTCGGGTGTGATACAGATATATCCgcactcctttagggaacttaaataacctcaagctaagttgagggaagaatcttattctaggcaggaatccttatttaggcagaattcctagttaggaaagAGTTTGTTTTATGCAACACTCTTAGtataggaaatagattcctaatagaagacctagtcggctgagtacgataaagtctataaatagagaggttTGGTTGTTAAATAGACACATATACTAGGCACGGAAAACCTAGGAGAAGCTTGaaacaatacttgtgcaagctagca
Coding sequences within:
- the LOC113271540 gene encoding centrosomal protein of 128 kDa-like isoform X2, yielding MDLVVKYYESEIRKKSEEIDHWKMKSFVLQSQCGIQEEELDAYKAKFDALRSELQEKKLDYYLVESRLKDLTSGMSTTQDDELKYKTMCDKLNQQIEELKRICKESVSEAELKLKCEVDLERRLKDCKAQYSEMYEELKRYKVTCNQLNEQNEEFKRRYKELVTQAESRLEKQVDLEKQLNEQKEEFERRSKELVTQAELRLEQQVGLEKQLNEQKEEFERRSKELAAQAESSLEKQVDLEKQLNDNKAKYCEMYVRFKEGKERVVALENDLKEYMRICGELNERVESSEDKVRATSSEAGKCIDKLTKEIVNLGDEKRKVEDESEVLKTKFRELEIKTALYMKELDDYKVKCHGLSVELKDKELEFVEYQRKLKNLALTSNAFVDELEGYKMAMNGLKEQIMGLAEDRKVFSEREKEAEERISSLQEIIKSLVEEKCNQLSKEAKSYSSPQIDRDKHVSGIVQICSSENDKEIKPKLNVSTSKRPFLDQKGEEYGINFQAVDIPLSSAPKRERLPETVTIDSDERKMKKLKEGRISLTPNITPMNISAGDIALSSKCQNAEEYVAKLQRKLASQKMCAEKKSQADGTSKVENTLPDCLEIDGSRSSQVKVGSLTTEDHGDKVTEEAKSDSGGDSNTEDAADVHYKSFICEKTQ
- the LOC113271540 gene encoding centrosomal protein of 128 kDa-like isoform X1; translated protein: MDLVVKYYESEIRKKSEEIDHWKMKSFVLQSQCGIQEEELDAYKAKFDALRSELQEKKLDYYLVESRLKDLTSGMSTTQDDELKYKTMCDKLNQQIEELKRICKESVSEAELKLKCEVDLERRLKDCKAQYSEMYEELKRYKVTCNQLNEQNEEFKRRYKELVTQAESRLEKQVDLEKQLNEQKEEFERRSKELVTQAELRLEQQVGLEKQLNEQKEEFERRSKELAAQAESSLEKQVDLEKQLNDNKAKYCEMYVRFKEGKERVVALENDLKEYMRICGELNERVESSEDKVRATSSEAGKCIDKLTKEIVNLGDEKRKVEDESEVLKTKFRELEIKTALYMKELDDYKVKCHGLSVELKDKELEFVEYQRKLKNLALTSNAFVDELEGYKMAMNGLKEQIMGLAEDRKVFSEREKEAEERISSLQEIIKSLVEEKCNQLSKEAKSYSSPQIDRDKHVSAGIVQICSSENDKEIKPKLNVSTSKRPFLDQKGEEYGINFQAVDIPLSSAPKRERLPETVTIDSDERKMKKLKEGRISLTPNITPMNISAGDIALSSKCQNAEEYVAKLQRKLASQKMCAEKKSQADGTSKVENTLPDCLEIDGSRSSQVKVGSLTTEDHGDKVTEEAKSDSGGDSNTEDAADVHYKSFICEKTQ
- the LOC113271542 gene encoding uncharacterized membrane protein At4g09580-like, coding for MEKREEDIGIAQNQIKTSSSNGSKFPLTFWEVTIALSVVSSFILGLLGVYLTLPASDYSFLKLPRSLEDLQLLRDHLEDYTSDYTVQVLVGYLVVYIFMQTFMIPGTVFMSLLAGALFGVVKGVALVVFAATAGASSCFFLSKLIGKPLAVCLWPDKLTFFQNQVAQRRGGLLNYMLFLRVTPTLPNTFINVASPIVDVPFYIFFTATFIGLIPAAYVTVRAGIALGELRSLGDLYDFQSIATLFLIGVVSITPTLMSKNKSEKVA